The Streptococcus gwangjuense nucleotide sequence GGATTCCTTCAAGCGTTTTGAATTTGCCCCGTACATGGCTTCAAGAACATGGCTGGATTGTACAATGCCTGCAGTACAGGCTGAGCCAGTAGAGATTGAAATTCCAGCTAAATCTAGACGAAGGAGTAAGAGGTCGTTTTTCTGGCCAGGAAATCCAATATTGAGAACATAAGGGAGATGATGTTGTCCTCTATTCAAGTAATACTGAACTCCCTCTAGCTCTGCAAGAAAGGCAGTTTCTAGATTTTGTACATGTTGAAAATTGTCTTCTTGCTTTTCTAGGTCTTCTTTTAGGGCCGCAAGCATGCCTACGATGGCAGCCAGATTTTCAGTCCCTGCACGTTTTTTCTGTTCTTGGTCTCCGCCATGTAGATAGGAATCAAAATCCATGCTAGATGCGTAGAGAAAGCCGATTCCCTTAGGACCATGGAACTTGTGGGCAGAAGCAGTGAGAAAATCAATGCCCAATTCTTCTGGGTGTATAGGGATTTTACCAATAGCCTGAACTGCATCAACATGATAGGCAGCAGGGTGTTGCTTGAGTATTTGGCCAATTTCAGCAATGGGAAGTAGGTTTCCAGTTTCATTATTGGCAAACATGGTAGAAACCAAAATCGTATCATCACGTAAAGCTTTTTGAATTTGCTGGGCTAAGATTTCTTGATTTTCTGGCTGAATAATGGTTACTTCAAACCCAAAGTGTTGAACCAAGTAATCAATTGTTTCAAGGACGGCATGGTGCTCAATGGCAGTTGTGATGATATGTTTTCCTTGTTCTTGATGACGAAGGCAGTAGCCAATGATGGCAGTATTGTTGCCTTCTGTCCCACCAGAAGTGAAAAAGATATGTTGAGGTTTTGTCCCCAGTAACTGAGCTAGTTCCTGACGGGCTTCTCGCAAGAGTTTGCCAGCTTGACGACCATGACCATGAATACTAGATGGATTGCCATGGGTTTCTTGCATCACCTTGGTCATCGCTGAAATAGCAACTGCTGACATGGGAGTCGTTGCAGCATTGTCCAAATAAATCAAAGAATCACCTTATTTCTTTTTGTTGTAAGCAAAGAGTGGGCTGACTGGTTTTCTTTCGTGGATACGGACGATAGCATCACCAATTAACTCACTAGCAGTGATGTAGCATACGTTTTTAGGAGTTTTTTCTTTTGTTGCTACTGAATCAGTCACAAGAATTTCTTTAATATTAGTATTGTCAAGAAGTTCAGCAGCTCCTTCGACGAAGAGGCCGTGGCTAGAAACAGCATAAATTTCTGTAGCACCTTCACGTTCAACGATTTTAGCAGCTTCAGAGAAGGTACGTCCTGTATTTAAAATATCGTCAATCAAGATAGCTTTCTTACCTTCAACATCACCGATGATATAACCTTCGTTGCGAGTTGCATCGTCTTGTGGGTAGTCGATAATGGCGATAGGAGCATCAAGATATTCAGCCAAGCTACGAGCGCGTTTCACACCTGAATTTTTAGGGCTGACAACAACAACATCTGAACCAAGTAAGCCCTTATCGCAATAATGTTTTGCAAATAGGGGAACTGTGAAAAGGTTATCGACAGGAATATCAAAGAATCCTTGAACCTGAACGGCATGTAAATCAAGCGTAAGGATACGATCAACACCAGCCTTAACTAGCATATTGGCAACCAGTTTTGCTGTAAGTGGCTCACGAGGTGAAGCGATGCGGTCTTGACGTGCATAGCCAAAATATGGAAGGACTACGTTGATGCTGTGGGCACTTGCACGCACACAAGCGTCGACCATGATAAGCAATTCCATTAGGTGGTTGTTAACAGGGAAACTTGTTGATTGGATGATGTAAACATCATAACCACGGACACTTTCTTCAATATTTACTTGAATTTCTCCGTCTGAAAATTGACGTGATGATAGTTTTCCAAGTGGGACACCAACAGCTTGAGCAATTTTCTGTGCAATCTCTTGGTTAGAGTTGAGTGCGAAAAGTTTCATGTTTTTTCTATCTGACATTATAGACCGTCCTCTGTAAACTTTTTAAATCCTAGTCATATCTGCCTAGCCTATATGAACTGGGATTTTTGTATTTTATCTTTTCTATTTTACCAAAAAATAGAGATTATTTCAGCTATTTTTCATGCTTTTGACAAATCGGACCAATTTTGAGGGAGCTTTTTGATAAGCAATCTGATTTTCCTCTAAAAATTGCTGGAAATCTTGTTTCCCTTGCTCGTGATTTTCAACTTCAAGCTCTAATTCGTAATCTGTAATATCAAAGTACTGACTTTCATCCAGCGCCATGAGACCGATAGCTGTTTGCATTTCATAGCGAAGCGTTGTTAGACAACCAAGGACCTGCCATTTTTTACTTTGGATACCATGTTTAGCCAATTCATCTAGCACAAGCCCTTGAGGAAGTTCTTCCTTGCTCAGATAGTTTTCAGCATCTTTTAGTTGCAATTTTTGATTGTATTCCATGTTTCCAACACTTTGCGGGACTTTGAGTGTCAATTCTGCCCAGTCTTCAAAGGTTCGAATGCGCATAGCAACTTTCTTTTCTCGCAGCTCAAAATCAGGTGTGTCTATGTAGTAATTTTTTTGAAGAACAGGAGTGACGTCTGTGAACTGGTCTTTGAGACGATTGTATTCATCTTTTTTCAAGAGTGTTTTCAATTCAATTTCTAAATGTTTCATTTTTCTTACCTTTTCTTTATCGTTGAAAGCGGATTTATGGTATAATAAGCATTGTATTTATTGTATATGAATCTGGAGAAAAAATCAAAGATATTTTTGAAGGATAATATGAGAATAAGGGAGAATATATGACCTTAGAATGGGAAGAATTTCTAGATCCTTACATTCAAGCTGTTGGTGAGTTAAAGATTAAACTTCGTGGTATTCGTAAGCAATATCGTAAACAAAATAAGCATTCTCCAATTGAGTTTGTGACTGGTCGAGTCAAGCCAATTGAGAGCATTAAGGAAAAAATGGCTCGTCGTGGCATTACTTATGCGACCTTAGAGCACGATTTGCAGGATATTGCTGGCTTGCGTGTGATGGTTCAGTTTGTAGATGACGTCAAGGAAGTAGTGGAGATTTTGCGCAAACGTCAGGATATGCGGATCATACAGGAGCGCGATTACATTACTCATCGAAAATCCTCAGGCTATCGTTCCTACCATGTGGTAGTTGAATATTCGGTTGATACCATCAATGGAGCCAAGACCATTTTGGCGGAAATTCAGATTCGTACCTTGGCCATGAATTTCTGGGCAACAATAGAACATTCTCTCAACTACAAGTACCAAGGGGATTTCCCAGAGGAAATTAAAAAGAGACTGGAAATTACCGCCAAAATTGCCCATCAGTTGGATGAAGAAATGGGTAAAATTCGAGATGATATTCAGGAAGCCCAGGCTCTTTTTGATCCTTTGAGTAGAAAATTAAATGACGGTGTAGGAAACAGTGACGATACAGATGAAGAATACAGGTAAACGAATTGACCTGATAGCCAATAGAAAACCGCAGAGTCAAAGGGTTTTGTATGAATTGCGAGATCGTTTGAAGAGAAATCAGTTTATACTCAATGATACCAATCCGGACATTGTAATCTCCATTGGTGGGGATGGTATGCTCTTGTCGGCCTTTCATAAGTACGAAAACCAACTTGATAAGGTACGCTTTATCGGTGTTCACACTGGACATTTGGGCTTCTATACGGACTACCGTGATTTTGAGTTGGACAAGCTAGTGACTAATTTGCAGCTAGATACTGGGGCAAAGGTATCATACCCTGTTCTGAATGTGAAGGTCTTTCTTGAAAATGGTGAAGTTAAGATTTTCAGAGCACTAAATGAAGCCAGTATCCGCAGGTCGGATCGAACCATGGTGGCGGATGTTGTGATTAATGGTGTCCACTTTGAACGTTTTCGTGGAGATGGGCTAACAGTTTCGACGCCGACTGGTAGTACAGCCTATAACAAGTCTCTCGGTGGAGCTGTTTTACATCCTACCATTGAAGCTCTTCAGTTGACGGAAATTGCCAGCCTTAATAATCGTGTC carries:
- a CDS encoding cysteine desulfurase family protein, whose amino-acid sequence is MIYLDNAATTPMSAVAISAMTKVMQETHGNPSSIHGHGRQAGKLLREARQELAQLLGTKPQHIFFTSGGTEGNNTAIIGYCLRHQEQGKHIITTAIEHHAVLETIDYLVQHFGFEVTIIQPENQEILAQQIQKALRDDTILVSTMFANNETGNLLPIAEIGQILKQHPAAYHVDAVQAIGKIPIHPEELGIDFLTASAHKFHGPKGIGFLYASSMDFDSYLHGGDQEQKKRAGTENLAAIVGMLAALKEDLEKQEDNFQHVQNLETAFLAELEGVQYYLNRGQHHLPYVLNIGFPGQKNDLLLLRLDLAGISISTGSACTAGIVQSSHVLEAMYGANSKRLKESVRISLSPENTVEDLHTLAKTLKEIIGG
- a CDS encoding ribose-phosphate diphosphokinase, giving the protein MSDRKNMKLFALNSNQEIAQKIAQAVGVPLGKLSSRQFSDGEIQVNIEESVRGYDVYIIQSTSFPVNNHLMELLIMVDACVRASAHSINVVLPYFGYARQDRIASPREPLTAKLVANMLVKAGVDRILTLDLHAVQVQGFFDIPVDNLFTVPLFAKHYCDKGLLGSDVVVVSPKNSGVKRARSLAEYLDAPIAIIDYPQDDATRNEGYIIGDVEGKKAILIDDILNTGRTFSEAAKIVEREGATEIYAVSSHGLFVEGAAELLDNTNIKEILVTDSVATKEKTPKNVCYITASELIGDAIVRIHERKPVSPLFAYNKKK
- a CDS encoding CYTH domain-containing protein; translated protein: MKHLEIELKTLLKKDEYNRLKDQFTDVTPVLQKNYYIDTPDFELREKKVAMRIRTFEDWAELTLKVPQSVGNMEYNQKLQLKDAENYLSKEELPQGLVLDELAKHGIQSKKWQVLGCLTTLRYEMQTAIGLMALDESQYFDITDYELELEVENHEQGKQDFQQFLEENQIAYQKAPSKLVRFVKSMKNS
- a CDS encoding GTP pyrophosphokinase — its product is MTLEWEEFLDPYIQAVGELKIKLRGIRKQYRKQNKHSPIEFVTGRVKPIESIKEKMARRGITYATLEHDLQDIAGLRVMVQFVDDVKEVVEILRKRQDMRIIQERDYITHRKSSGYRSYHVVVEYSVDTINGAKTILAEIQIRTLAMNFWATIEHSLNYKYQGDFPEEIKKRLEITAKIAHQLDEEMGKIRDDIQEAQALFDPLSRKLNDGVGNSDDTDEEYR
- a CDS encoding NAD kinase — its product is MKNTGKRIDLIANRKPQSQRVLYELRDRLKRNQFILNDTNPDIVISIGGDGMLLSAFHKYENQLDKVRFIGVHTGHLGFYTDYRDFELDKLVTNLQLDTGAKVSYPVLNVKVFLENGEVKIFRALNEASIRRSDRTMVADVVINGVHFERFRGDGLTVSTPTGSTAYNKSLGGAVLHPTIEALQLTEIASLNNRVYRTLGSSIIVPKKDKIELIPTRNDYHTISVDNSVYSFRNIERIEYQIDHHKIHFVASPSHTSFWNRVKDAFIGEVDE